The genomic DNA TGAAAATAGTTCTCATTTGGATCTTCCAAAATTCATAGTTGTCACCATTGAATATTGGAGCCCGAAGATCACTACCACTTGACCCAGCCATTTGAGACCTGAATCGACGAACTGAGTCAGAAATTTCACGTTGGATTTCTCAGCACAACACTCAGAAATTTCACGTTGGTTATTTTTGTCCATTCAAATGGGCAAAAAGAATagaaaatttaatgaatttgacGATTATTAGGCACAAATTCAAGACTAAAGAGACTCAAAGCGAACTGAAAGTTTAGGGGCAAATTGAAAGATGGTTATGAGAAAGTGAAACACTTTGGCTTTTAGTTAGGATGTGACACTATTGTtagtagggtaaaactaactTGTTTCACAAATCACGACCGTCTAAACGCGACACAAATTCAAGTTGAatattttatggatttttttttatatatacaatatCAATGCAGGAGGGCATACAATTGGGTTCACAAAATGTTTGTTCGTCAGGCAGACCCGGAAATCAGTTTGCCCTAGAAGAGATGGCGACAACACACCTGCTCCCTTGGACTTTGTTTCCCCTACAAGGTTCGACAACAGCTACTTCAAGCTTGTACTTGGGGGACATGGACTTCTCCCTTCAGACCAAGTGCTTCTGACTGGGAATGGAAGGCAGGCAGCTGAGCTGGTGAAAACCTATGCAGCTAATGAGAGCTTATTCTTTCAGCAGTTCGCCAAGTCCATGGTTAAGATGGGGAACATTAATCCTCTCACTGGATTAAAGGGACAAGTCCGGAAGAATTGCCGCCACGTTAATTAAGTTATTTACTAGCTAATTCAGTTTATGTGTATGCTTAAACTTTAAACTAAATAAGATaccttttggttttggcttttTAACTGTTTCTGGAAATAAAACATGAACTAGTTAAGAACCTTCTTAATTGCCCTTTTAAATTTCTTAGGATTAACTTTTGGCTTTAATGCTGCAAAGGTGTTCCAGATAAACGCCAAGTAAAACACATATCTTAATCATTTGTACTTTTCTTTCTTCGTGTTCATGCTTTAGATTTTGATACTTACAACTCAATATTTCTAGATAAAACTCATCTATCTTTAAAGATCCACTATAAGCTCAAATTTAAAATCTGCAACCAAAACACTATTGACCTattaatacaatttatttacacccatgcCGCTTATACTTTATGGTCCGTTTCCCAAATTCTTGAATTTTTGCCAAATTAAAAGTActagaaaaagtgaaataaaatatattttgtagtaattgtatccatattaattggtaggtaaattagtttgttccaattattaaaaaaaaattaaaacaaaatacaacacctatattatatattttgaatcaaataacattcctCTAACTCATACGTAAATTATTTTgttccaattattaaaaaaatttcaaaaaaaatactacacctatattatatatttatgaaATGAATGCGTAAGGCTCaatgttatatatataaattgatCTGTAATGTGGTTTTGTATCTGGAGTTGATAGAGAAAGGTTAAGGTTACATGATATATAGCTCGTTTGTGGATCGATGAAAGATGGCAGTTGAAATGAACAAAGTTTTGGTGATTGGAAATCAGCCTTTTTGTCAGCTGTTTGCTGCTCCAATGCGAACAAGTTGATGGAAAAGAATATATAGTGGGGGTTATGCTGCAAATCGTTTATGTCGAAAAACAGCATCATCAGTGTGTTTTTTGATGTCCCCGAAATGATCAAATCTGCATAACTACCATGCAAATTCGTGTCAGATGGCGCAAAAATATGAAAACCAGGATCTACTTGTATGAACTGCATGTAAAAAGAATTTCCTCTCCTTCTGGACACGGAAACGACACCTTTTGTTCTTCAGTTTTTACATTGTGTAAAACTAAATGGGCTTACCATAAGTGGGCCTGACCCAATATAATCTAGAaacaatttcttatttgttatagcctttttattttcaaatttaggTAGATCAAGTATAAAAAGTCAATCAAACGTTAGATTTTCTCTTCGAGAGTTCTAGGGTGCTCTGGAATATTCCATACTTATACTTTAAAAGTTTTAAtcgttttttgtatttttaaataaaaatttagcagataaaaaatacaaaatatttatatttagaaaTGCCGTAGAAAATTACGTCACTGTAACGGTATATCGGtgcttatggatgtcatcattTGAGACTCATCTTGTTTAAACAAGATGTGGTCATCTTGGACTCGCCttgttcaaaaataaagaaacaaacaaacgtGTTTGTTCGGCATCTTTGCTTAAGATATTATCGTCCCTTGTTGTCGTAAAGTAGCCAATGTCCTCCAATTTTTCAAACTATTTAATGCCGTACGTTAAGCCTACAATTCATAGGTCTCCCCCACATTTCCCGCTATTCTCGCTTGGCGTCCTCAACTTCCATCAAATACTGTTTGGACCCCCAGTGGGCCTTTCAAATAGGATGCAAAAAGACTATTTTGACCCCAtaatatgcaagctatccaacCATATGAAGTAGTACTGTTCTAAAACATTTGTCTAGGCGTTAGAAGGATGGTCATCATCACGACTAGTTTCTAAgtgtttaaaaaataagaaaatgatgCCTAGGCAGTTGCCTCCACGATTATTTTCTAGTCGGCCGCTTAAATTGGCCCATACACTCATCTAGGTCGTGACTATCACTGTGACAAAAAATAGATTGCTTCCACTTTGCATTTAttctttcaataaattgtaagagacttgttaaatACATGAACACTCATAATATGTTTATAGTCATCTACCCCCCACCCCTCGGGTGCAACAAGCGCCTAACTTCGTTTAGAACATTGTAAATTAGTTTGCTAggtaaatttgtaaatttactGAAATTTTATGTTAAAGCATAAAAATGTATAGGTTAGAGGGACATTGGTTACTTTTCGATATATGACAAAAATCATACTATATCTAATTCACCAATCAAAgtaatgtttgaatttttttggtttataaTGAGCAAAAAAAGATACCCTCATCTTCCTTAAAACATTGCTTCGTTTGTGCAAAGTTTCTCTCAATTGCAAAAGCATATTCTAACTAATATACAAAAGCAACTTGTTCAAATCACAAAAGTATTTTACATAAGTCGATATAATACCAAAGTAAAAGATATGAGATGCTAATAATTCATATTTACTCAACCTTTGTAGAGTACTGGCTCGGCTCAGTAGTTGAGACGAATTTCAGACTCATATTCTTCATGACATGTTCTGAATTCAATTCTTAGTGCTGATGAATCATACAATAATGATCAGAAAAAGACTAAATACAATATCAAAACCCTTTAATTTGACCACTACACCATTACATAATATTACTGCTCCACGTACTATCACGTAAGCAAGCAGTACATAATTGTAACAACACATGATATTGTAACAAAAATAGTTCGATACTCGAGAATCTCTCAATTTATACCTTATCATCGTCCTTTTGCGTTTTGAATGAGAAAGCGGGCGAGGGCAAAATCGTAAAGTTTGGTAAATCATTTTTCGAATATACTTTGCAGGGGGTGCCGACAAGATTATCCAAACCCCACCGCGATACATTTGACATTGCCCAAATTAGCCTCCACTGCAATTGACTCcgaaagcaaataaaaaaaaataaaaaaaatataaagacagagagagacagaaaaTCAAAACGAAAATCGTCTCCGTTTCTAGGTCAAAATCCAAACCACCGCACCCACCGGCACCGGCACCACCGAAAACGACGCCGTTCACCACCCTTGCTTCTGCACCggtctaattttttattttttatttcctaTTGCTGATCGACTGAAGGCGGCGACTTCCGTCGGCGGTGGGGACCACTCCTTCCGGTGACTCTCCGGTGGCCGGTTGCATTCGCTGGGGACTTTTTGCCTGACTATGAAGAAGAACCAAAACGGCGGCACCAAGGTCGTTCAGAGTAATCATCACCATCACGCCAATAACAATGGCTTCCTTCCGAATTCTCTCAAATTCATTTCTTCTTGCATTAAAACTGCATCTTCCGGCGTAAGGTCGGGCGCCGCCTCCGTCGCCGCCTCCATCACCGCCGACCCTCACGATTGCCGAGACCaggtttaatttaatttttttttacttgaaaatttatttattttcgtatgtttgatTATGAAGCTTTTGGAATTGGATTATCGGATTAGCGATTGATTTTTGAATAATTGTGTTTGGATGGAAAATTGGAGAAGAGAGGGATCGAAAGCGAAATTTTACTAAATTTGGGGgaaaaaagagaggaaataGAAAGTTggagttttgaatttttgttttgttgtggttGTGAGTTAATGTGATTAGATTTTTGGTCCGTAGCGAGGAAAATGAGTGACAGAGAGTGAAATGTAAAGTTCGAGCTTTGTGTTTGGCTGATGAGAAAATTTCaggacaaagaagagaaatgTGAGGAGAAGTTTGAATTTTTCGGCTAGTGTGGATGTTTGGCTTAAAAAATAGAACTTTCTTcagtttatgtatgttttgttGAGTAGGGCTGTGTTTGTAAGAAGTAATGCTTTGGACTGGTTTAGTAGTTTGAGGCGGAGTAAAATAAATGAAGTCccggttaattaattaatgtagaagtggaAATATAACCAATTTTACGATGCGTATTAATATGAAATTTAAGAATGTGGACTGATACTGTCAACTTTGGATGATTGCAATCATCGAAATTTAATGAGGTTATAAGATTGATAATTGTATACTTAGTGTGAAGGATATGGGATTGGGATATGGTGTAACGTTATCAAGTACCCTGTCCATGAGGTTTTGATGTTCTTCAAAGAAGAATCCAATTGATGTCCAGTGGACCATTACCATTTCAGAAGTAGCATATGCATGTAAGAAATTTGTGGGGTTTTTTCATTTCCAAATTCCGCAATCAACTGAGAATTTAATTCTagtataacaaaaaaaaaaaaaaaatgttttcgaAACCTGGAAATTTCTGTATATTGATGGTATGTGTTTCATGCCCTGAGATGTTTAAATAAATGTGAGCTCTGAGTGGTTAAAAATTTGTGAGACACGGAATTAGTTAGAAGAGTCATTAGTGTCTCAGTGTATTATTACATGTATCACTGTGATTTAACTTATTGTGGCAAACAGGTGTTGTGGGCTTGCTTTGACAAACTAGAGCTTGGTCCATCTTCCTTCAAACATGTTCTGCTACTCGGTTATTCCAATGGCTTTCAAGTCCTTGATATTGAAGATGCCTCTAATTTCAGTGAACTTGTATCAAGGCGTGATGATCCAGTTACATTTTTACAGATGCAGCCCCTGCCTGCAAAGTGTGAGGGTCAAGAAGGATTCAGATCCTCACATCCTATTCTCATGGTTGTTGCATGTGATGAAAAGAGCTCAGGTATGATGCAAACAGGGAGAGATGGGTTGGTCAATGGTCATTCTGAGCCTCAAACAGGAAACTCTGCTTTGTCTCCAACCGCTGTTCGGTTTTATTCGCTGAGGTCTTGCAGTTATGTTCATGTTCTAAGATTCCGTTCAACTGTGTATATGGTTAGATGCAGTCCTCAAGTAGTAGCTGTGGGTCTTGCATCACAAGTAAGCATTAACTTATCCCATGTATTCAATGTTATTATACGCATTTAGGAATGAATTGCTTTTCCAGCCAAACTGTAGAGGCTGAATTACTTTATCATCCTATAGATGTTTTCTGGGTGTGTGCTTGTTTGTGGAAGTCACCATGTTCCTGTAACAAATTAGAAGAGTTAGGCTGGATGGTTGTAGGCTACGGGTTTCAAACATTCACTGGGGAAGTTTCATCATTTAAAATATGAATGTTATACAATGCTTATCACTAAATAGGTAATGAAGTATTTAAACCTGTCTTTGAGTCCcttttgttttctaattttgCTGGCAGATATACTGCTTTGATGCTGTCACTCTTGAGAACAAATTCAGTGTCCTCACTTATCCTGTCCCCCAATTGGGAGTTCAAGGACTGGTTGGGGTCAATATTGGGTATGGTCCAATGGCTGTTGGTCCCAGGTGGTTGGCTTATGCTTCCAACAACCCTCTGATGTCAAACACAGGCCGCCTCAGTCCTCAAAGTCTTACTCCTCCTGGTGTAAGTCCATCAACTTCGCCAAGTAGTGGGAATCTGATGGCTCGATATGCAATGGAATCTAGTAAACAGTTAGCTTCTGGGTTACTTAATCTTGGAGACATGGGTTACAAAACTTTGTCCAAGTACTATCAAGATCTTGTACCGGATGGTTCTAACTCTCCTGTGTCATCAAATTCTAGCTGGAAAGTTGGGAAGGTTGCATCACTGTCAACCGAAACAGATATTGCTGGAATGGTAAGTATTATTTTTAGCGAAagttatattttaatttcactCTGGAATCATTATTGTTTCATTATACTTACAAGAAGAGAAAAGATTTGGTAATGTTTCATTTTGAGACATTCTGTTTGAGCGATTGCATGAGAATAAGGATCTTCTGTCGCGCTCAATATTGTCAATAGTTTAGAAAACCTGATTCTAAATAGCAGAGGGGATGTGGTTGTTTTTAATTACCTTGAGCAGTTTTGATTGAACTGTATTTACTAAGTGAAATGGCCTTTGCAGGTTGTTATAAAAGACTTTGTTTCCAGAGCCATTGTATCACAGTTCAGGGCACATACTAGTCCCATTTCTGCCCTGTGTTTTGACCCAAGCGGGACTCTTCTAGTTACTGCTTCAATACATGGAAACAATATAAACATTTTTCGAATAATGCCATCCTGCTCACGTAATGGATCAGGCACTCAAAGCTATGACTGGACTTCTTCTCATGTGCACCTTTACAAACTACATCGTGGCATAACATCTGCTGTAAGTTTTGGTCTTTTGTTGTTTCATCTTAGGCTATTACTATTATGTTCCTTATGTTAATGTGGCTTCTTTTTCCTTGTGCTTATTATACAGGTGATCCAAGACATTTGTTTTAGTCAATACAGTCAATGGATCACAATTGTTTCATCCAGGGGGACTAGCCATATTTTTGCTTTGTCTCCATTCGGTGGTGAAACTGTTCTTCAAATACAGAATTCTCATGTTGACGGACCTACTCTTTCACCGGTTCCATCTGCACCATGGTGGTTTACTCCATATTTTACAAGAAGTCAGCAACTCTTTTCTCCACCTCCAGCAGCTACCCTTTCTGTAGTTAGCAGAATAAAAAATAACTGTGGGTGGCTCAACACTGTTAGTAATGCTGCATCTTCTGCAGCAGGAAAGGCTTCCTTTTGGTCTGGGGCTGTTGCCGCTGTATTCCATAGTTCTGTACCTCATGACATGCAATCTTCCCATGCGAAGGTCACTGCGTTGGAGCACCTATTGGCTTATACTGCTTCTGGTCATGTAATTCAGTATAAACTACTGCCTTCGTTGGGAGGAGAGCCAGGCAACGCTGCTTCGAGAGCAGGGCCAGGTTCTTCAGTACAGATACAGGATGAAGAATTGCGAGTGAAAGTTGAATCTCTTCATTTCTTGGATGTTTGCCGCAGAAATGATTGGCCTGAAAGAGAGGAATGCATTTCTGGGGTTATACTTGGGAAACAAGAAGATATTGATACAATTGATAGTTCTGACTGTGATGACAATGATGTTGGGGATAAGGAGTTGGCAAAACCCCTTGAACGATCTCATGTGTATCTCTCCAATGCTGAGGTTCAGATCAATTCCGGAAGGATTCCAATCTGGCAAAAGTCTAAGGTACCTTTTATATTTTGGCAGTGAGATTTCTTTTGCTGATCACCattgtcaaacatgtttgtgaTCCTTTTATTTATGTCTTAGATATATTTCTATACAATGAGTCCATGTGCTGCTGGTGAGCTGAATTTTGGTAGAGATCTTAGCCCCGGAGAGATGGAAATAGAGAAGGTTCCTGGTCAAGAGGTTGAAATGAGGCGGAAGGATTTGCTACCTGTTGTTCATCCTTTTCATAGGTTTCAGTCTGACTGGAATGGCAGGTAATGTTGCTGCTGTATTCATgttaaaatgaaaatgaattcgCGCCTTTATTGTTTTGTAGCATTTTGTATGAATCCATCTTGTATCTATTTTCTTGCTCCTGGAGGTTGTTAAGATTCCTTGAAAATCTGCATCTTTGCATTTCTTATGTGCTTTGTGTTTGTGGTTCTATATGGTTTGATGACCTTTTCTGAGAGGCTAGAGGTTTCTTGAGCAtgcttttttaaaataataactaAAAAGTATCACAAAAATCACTTTTGAATGTTTTCACCATTAATTGAATTTGTTGGGCGCCTTATGCAGGCATCTAATTGGACGAGGATCCTCGAGTTCATCTTCTGATTCTCATGAAGATAAAGAAAAGATTCAGGAAAATTCTGGTATTTCTGGTGAGAATTTGACATCTATTGGCTCAGCTGAAAATGGTAACCCAGATGCTGGTAAGAATCCTGGTAGTTCTGATGTAATATTGTTATTGTTTTATGGGTAGAAGAGGATTTTCTAATGCAACCTTTTTTCTTTAACGAATTAGGTAATTCCCATCCATATATTCTCCAACCTGGAAATGGACAGAATGGCGAAAAAAGAGGGAGATCATTTTCGGTATCACCTCACTTGAACTATATCTccacaaagaaaaatattacttcAGTATCCCTGAAACAACCTACCTCAGGTGTTTCTGTTGGTGAGGATGGTAATTTTTCAAAGTGTCTATCCACTTTAACAAGCGGCTCCCCTTCAGCTGATAGAACAATTGCAACAAGGGTTCAGTCGGTGAATAGTGGTGGGGCCAGTGAAGGTTCCAATGTAAGTTCTAACCGTTATGATCGTAGTATGAACATGCTGGATGAGGGACCAGTACATGAATCACCGGATTTTGAGCCTTTTTTCCAAGAGGGGTATTGTAAAGCATCACCTCTGAGCAATTTTCGTGAGTCGACTGAAGTTGTAACTGATGTAGACAGCCCCTGTGATAGGGAGAAATGCGAGGAAGATGGTGATAGTGATGACATGCTTGGTGGTGTTTTTGCCTTCTCCGAGGAAGGTGAGATTGTGACACATTAATCACTTTGATCACTTTTAATTAGAAATTGTCTCATTTATGGAATGTTTACAACCGAATGAATGCTTCCAAGTGCTGGTAGCATTTTCATATGTGGAGCAATCACATAGTATTGTACTGGATTTCACTAGTACTTTGTTGACTTCTCATGCATGTTCTAACACCTTTTGCACTCATCTAGATTCCCCTCTTGTGGGATATTAGGTACACTAAGTTGGGCATAGTAAAATTTAGACAGTACGGTTTCTTAGACTATAGAAGCTGGCAGATTGTACGGAAATGTTGTAAAGACGTTGAGCAATCATGTAATATTACATGACTATTCTAATGGGTCCACATATCAGTCGAGTAAAGTTTGCCAAACACGTTGCCTTGAGGTATACAAACTTTTTTCTCCTCTTGTTTTGTTAGAAGTGCATTTTAAGGGCTTTTTTGGGAAGTCGTCGCAAACTTGTGTTGTAAGGTTTGGGTATTTTGTATGCAAGAAGATTTTCGGATGCTTTTCTAATGACAGTTCTATATCCATTCACATTAGGATGTGATGATGATTCTGCATATTAACATTAGCATGACAATTTATCGCCTTTCATGTTCGTGTGTTATATTTGTACAC from Pyrus communis chromosome 17, drPyrComm1.1, whole genome shotgun sequence includes the following:
- the LOC137723376 gene encoding autophagy-related protein 18h-like, whose amino-acid sequence is MKKNQNGGTKVVQSNHHHHANNNGFLPNSLKFISSCIKTASSGVRSGAASVAASITADPHDCRDQVLWACFDKLELGPSSFKHVLLLGYSNGFQVLDIEDASNFSELVSRRDDPVTFLQMQPLPAKCEGQEGFRSSHPILMVVACDEKSSGMMQTGRDGLVNGHSEPQTGNSALSPTAVRFYSLRSCSYVHVLRFRSTVYMVRCSPQVVAVGLASQIYCFDAVTLENKFSVLTYPVPQLGVQGLVGVNIGYGPMAVGPRWLAYASNNPLMSNTGRLSPQSLTPPGVSPSTSPSSGNLMARYAMESSKQLASGLLNLGDMGYKTLSKYYQDLVPDGSNSPVSSNSSWKVGKVASLSTETDIAGMVVIKDFVSRAIVSQFRAHTSPISALCFDPSGTLLVTASIHGNNINIFRIMPSCSRNGSGTQSYDWTSSHVHLYKLHRGITSAVIQDICFSQYSQWITIVSSRGTSHIFALSPFGGETVLQIQNSHVDGPTLSPVPSAPWWFTPYFTRSQQLFSPPPAATLSVVSRIKNNCGWLNTVSNAASSAAGKASFWSGAVAAVFHSSVPHDMQSSHAKVTALEHLLAYTASGHVIQYKLLPSLGGEPGNAASRAGPGSSVQIQDEELRVKVESLHFLDVCRRNDWPEREECISGVILGKQEDIDTIDSSDCDDNDVGDKELAKPLERSHVYLSNAEVQINSGRIPIWQKSKIYFYTMSPCAAGELNFGRDLSPGEMEIEKVPGQEVEMRRKDLLPVVHPFHRFQSDWNGRHLIGRGSSSSSSDSHEDKEKIQENSGISGENLTSIGSAENGNPDAGNSHPYILQPGNGQNGEKRGRSFSVSPHLNYISTKKNITSVSLKQPTSGVSVGEDGNFSKCLSTLTSGSPSADRTIATRVQSVNSGGASEGSNVSSNRYDRSMNMLDEGPVHESPDFEPFFQEGYCKASPLSNFRESTEVVTDVDSPCDREKCEEDGDSDDMLGGVFAFSEEG
- the LOC137722175 gene encoding peroxidase 9-like, whose protein sequence is MVMRKQTRKSVCPRRDGDNTPAPLDFVSPTRFDNSYFKLVLGGHGLLPSDQVLLTGNGRQAAELVKTYAANESLFFQQFAKSMVKMGNINPLTGLKGQVRKNCRHVN